In the genome of Streptomyces sp. SAI-127, the window GGTGAAGCGGCCGGCCGAGTGCAGCAGGGCGTTGGTGACCAGCTCGCTCACGAGGAGTTCGGCGGTGTCCACCAGGTCGTCCCGCTCCGCGAGCCCCCACCCCTCCAGCTGTCTTCGGACCTCGGCCCTGGCCTCGCGCACCGCGGACGGACGGGGCTCGTACTCGACACTCGAGTGACCTGCTCCCAGGGGAGGTTGGGGGTAGGCGGCGTAACGAGGGTCGGGATCCGGAAGGCGTCCCCCGGAGAGTCGCAGCATGTTCACAGGGTGGCCCCCGCGGGGGCGGGGCACACGGGGAGTACTACCTGATTCCATACCTGCACCACACCTGTACGACTACGCGTACTGCAGTCGTACGGTCGACCCGTCCCGGTCGTCGCGTACGTCGACGTACGCACACACCTGGCGCGCGTACCAGAGCCCCTGGCCGGACTCCAGGTCGGTGGTGTCCGGCGGGACGAATCCGGCGAGGGGGTCGCCCACGCGGCGTCGCGAGCGCAGTTCGCAGACGCAGTGCGTGTCCTGTCCCCACAGCAGCGCGGTACCGGCCCGCTCCCCCACGGCCTGTGCCGCCTCGGCGACGGCCGTCGCGAACAGTTCCGCGTCGGCGGGCGCGAGACCACGCGCCTGCACCCCGAGCCGTACGGCGTCGGCGGCCAGGTCGGTGAGGAGCTCCGCGTCCGGCGGGGGCGGCGCCAGGGGTACGGCGTTCAGCTCGGCGACCAGGCGTACGGGCTCCTCGTACACGTCCGTGTCCGGGTGGGCCCTGCGGGCCGCGTCGATGATCGCGGGACCCGCGGTGCGGGTGTCGTAGGCGCACAGCGCGGTGGTGGCGAGCGGCGCGAAGAGGAGGTTGGCGAGGGCCTCGTAGCGGATCCACTCCGTGGTCTCGCGGGGGGAACGGCCGGCCCTGCCGTTCCAGACGGGTTCCATGAGCAGGTGGATGCGGCCGCCGGGCCCGGCATGCGCCGCGAGGTACCCGGCGCCCTGCGCGACCGCGTTCGCGGCGGAGCCGGTGTACCAGTCGGTGTGGTCGATGAGGGTGACGTGCTGGGCGTCCATGCCGAGGGTGTCCCGGAGGACGGCGAGGTGGTGGGGGGAGGCGATGGCTGCGGGCGGGGGTTCGTCGGGCGTGTTGAACGCCTCCGTGAGGAAGGGGAGGGCGTTGGCGAGGAATTCGTCGTCGGTGGAGTGGATGGACATGCGGTGGTCGAAGGGGCTGCTCATGGGGGGATCCTTCAGGTGGGGTGGGTGTTCGGTGGACGAGGGTGGCTGGGACCCGTCACCGCTGGGCCGTGACCCAGGTCGCGATCTGCGTTCTCGTGTTGAAGCCGAGCTTGTTGAGGATCCGTTCGACGTGGCCCTCGGCGGTGCGGCGGGCGATCACCAGGCGGTCGGCGATCTGCTGGTTGGCGAGGCCTTCGGCGACGAGTTCGGCGACCTGGGCCTCCCGGGGGGTGAGGCGGACCTGGGGTCTGTCCGGTGCGGGGGGCGTGACGTCGGGAAGGCCCGGCTCCTGGAGGGCGTGACCGACGAGTTCGGGGAGGGTGAGCGCGGCGCCCCGGTCGTACGCGGCGGTGAACGCGGTCGAGCCCAGGACACGCCCCGCCCGGCTCTCCGTGTCCCGCCGCAAGGAGTTGAGCGCCTCGGAACCCCACCTGCCCTGGTCGACAGCGGCCCAGGCCCGGTCGGCCCCGCCGAGGAGAACGGCCGCCCGCTCGTGCGCGGAGCGCTCCGTCGCGATACGCGCCGTGAGGTCCAGCGTGAGGGCGAGGCCGATGAGGTCGTTGACGGCGAGTTTGAGCCGGAGGGCCTCGCGGGCGTACCGCTCGGCGCGGGGCCAGTCCTGTTTCACGGTGTGGGCGAGGGCGAGCATGCGCAGGGCGTAGGAGCGGACCCATTCCTCACCGTGCTCCTCGCAGAGCCGCAGGGTCTTCTCGCACACCTCGACGGCCCGGTCGGCGTGGCCCAGGAAGCCGAGGGCGCAGGCGAGTTCGACCTGGTCGAGGCCGACGAGGCTGAGGTGCTGGCCGGGGACGGGCCCGCGGGCGACGCCGGCCTCGAAGTGGGCCAGCGCGGCGCAGAGGTCGTCGGCGAAGAGCCGGATGACACCGATGACGTACGCGGCGTGGGCGGCTTCGGCGGCGTCCCCGAGACCGCGGGCCAGTTCCCGGGCTTCCTCGGCCCGGCGCAGTCCCCTGGTCAGGTCCTCGGGACACCCGGCCAGCAGCCCGGCCACCCACAGTCCGCGGGCCCGCTCGGACGTCGGCTCCGGATTGGCCTCCAGGGCCCGCTCGACCCAGTAACGGCCCTCGCGTGGAGCCCCGCAGGCATGCCAGTAGAACCAGAGGGTCCCGGCGAGCCGCAGCCCGGCGAGGGTGTCGGCGGGGGTCGGCGTGGCCCCCTCTCGGGGGTCGGCCGAGGTGGCCGACGCGGTCGAGCCGGGCGCGGGGCGGGCCGCTGCGCCGGGGCCCGCGAGGGTCCCGGCGAGCCGCAGCCCGGCGAGGGTGTCGGCGGGGGTCGGCGTGGCCCCCTCTCGGGGGTCGGCCGAGGTGGCCGACGCGGTCGAGCCGGACGCGGAGCGGGCCGCTGCGCCGGGGCCCGCGGCCATGACGGACGCCGCGCCCGGGGCCCCCACGCCGAAAACCCCGTCAGGGCCCGACGCGGCGGCCGCCCCGCCCGCCCCTCGCAAGCTGAAGTCCAGTGCGGCCCGCAGGTTGTCCTGGTCCGCGCGGAGCCGGGCGACGATCTCCCGCTGGCCGGGACCGAACCAGGCCTGTTCGCAGGCGGTGGCCCGCCGCAGCATCCAGTCCCGGTGCCGGCGCCGGGTGGCGAGCTCCTCGCCCTCCATCCCGCGCAGCATCTCCAGGCCGTAATGGCGCAACGTGTCCAGGAGCCGGTACCGCACCCCGTCCGGCCCCGGCTCCCGGGAGAGCACGGACTTGTCGACGAGGCCGGCGATCGCGTCGAGCACGTCGGCGCCGTGGACGAGGTCGCCGTCCGCGCAGACCGCCTCCGCCGTCTCGAGGTCGAAGCCGCCGGCCGGGACCGAGAGGCGGGCCCAGACCAGCTGTTCGCGTGCGGTGCACAGTTCGTGGCTCCAGTCGACCGCGGCCCGCAGGGTCCGGTGGCGCGGGAGGGCCGCGGGGCTGCCGGAGGTGAGGAGGCGGTAGCGGTCGTCGAGGCGTTCCAGGAGCTGTTCCACACCGAGCACGCGCATGCGCACCGCGGCGAGCTCGATGGCGAGGGGAAGTCCGTCCAGGCGTCGGCACAGGCGGGCGACGGCGGCCCGGTTGCCGGCGGTCAGCGCGAAGCCGGGGACGACCGCGGCCGCCCGGTCGGCGAAGAGGGCCAGCGCCGGGTATCCGTCGGCCGCGGACAGGTCGCCGTCCGGATCGGGCACCGGCAGCGGTCGTACGTCGAGGAGGTTCTCCTCGGTGAGACCGAGCCGGTGCCGGCTGGTCGCGAGGATGCGCACCCCCGTGGTGCCGCGCAGCAGCGCCGCCGCGAGCCGGGCGCAGGCCCGCAGCAGGTGTTCGCAGTTGTCGAGGACCAACAGCACCTTGCGGTCCCGTACATGGGCGACGAGGGCGTCAGCCGGCGGCCCGGCGGAGTGGTCGTGGAGGCCGAGCGCGTCGGCGACGGCGAGCGGGACCAGCTCGGGCTCGCGCAGGCCTGCCAGGTGGACGAAGCGGACGCCGTCGGGGAAGGTGCGTTCCGCGCGGGCCGCGATGCGTGCGGCGAGGCGGGTCTTGCCGACGCCGCCGGGGCCGGTCAGCGTGACCAGGCGGGCGCGGCTGAGCAGTTCGCGGCCCGCGGCCTGTTCACCGCGCCGGTCGACGAAACTGGTCGTCTCGACCGGCAGGTGTCCGGCCCGCCGTGGCGCTGATCCGCCCATGATCAGCCAGCCCTCCGGAGTGTGGTCGGAGATCCCACTGTGCTCCGGCCCTCACATATATGCACCTACGGCTCACACCCGCGGGTGCACTTCCCCGGGGATCACGCCCCGGCGCACCCATCCGCGTACACTGCCGCGGCTCCCGGGGCGCATCAAGAACCCACAGTCGGCGCACAGTTCACGCCATCGCGTCTTTATTCGCTCTTGACCTGACCATGTCACAAGCAGACGATGAGCGGCACACCCGCACCGGCAGCACGTCGCTGAACCACCCCCCGCTCCACTCCCCCACTTCCGGAGATCCCGGAAACCCCGGAGAACCCAGGAGACTTCATGCGACTTCGCATACGCGGTTCCGGCGCCCGCGGCGGCACCCGCTACGCCGCCCTCGCCGCCGTTCTGGCCCTCGCCCTCGCGGCCCCGCTCTCCGCGAACGCCGACAGTGCCCCCAAGTCGGCCCCGAGCGCCGAGGACGTCCGGCAGTACGAGATCCACCAGCACACGACTCCCCTGACCCGTACGGCGATCCAGCAGAGCGGCGTGACCGTCGACGAGGCCGACGAGGAGACCGTCGTGGTCTCCGGGCGCACGGACCAGATCAAGAGGCTGCGCCAACTCGGCTACCAGGTCGTCCCATTGGGTGCGGCCCCGGACCGGATCGGCGAGGACGAGGCCCGGCTGTACGACTTCCCGTCGGCCGACTCGCGGTACCACAACTACGCCGAGATGAACGCCGAGATCGACCAGCGCCTCGCCGCCTACCCGAACATCATGAGCAAGCGGGTCATCGGCAGGTCGTACCAGGGCCGGGACATCGTCGCCATCAAGATCAGCGACAACGTGGCCACCGACGAGGCCGAGCCCGAGGTGCTGTTCACCCACCACCAGCACGCCCGCGAGCACCTCACGGTGGAGATGGCCCTGTATCTGCTGCGCGAACTCGGCGCGGGCTACGGGAGCGACTCACGGGTGACGAACATGGTGAACAACCGTGAGATCTGGATCGTCCCCGACCTCAACCCGGACGGCGGCGAGTACGACATCGCGAGCGGCTCCTACCGCTCGTGGCGCAAGAACCGGCAGCCCAACTCCGGTTCCTCGGCCGTCGGCACCGACCTCAACCGCAACTGGGCCTACCGCTGGGGCTGCTGCGGCGGTTCGTCCGGATCGACGTCCTCCGAGACCTACCGGGGTACGGCCGCCGAGTCGGCGCCGGAGGTCAAGGTCGTGGCCGACTTCGTGCGCAGCCGGGTCGTCGGCGGGGTCCAGCAGATCAAGTCGAACATCGACTTCCACACGTACAGCGAACTGGTGCTGTGGCCCTACGGGTACACGTACTCCGACACGGCGACCGGCATGACGGCGGACGACACCGCCGTGTTCAAGGCCGTCGGGCAGAAGATGGCCGCGAGCAACGGGTACACGGCGGAGCAGGCAAGCGATCTGTACATCACCGACGGGTCGATCGACGACTACCTCTGGGGCACGCACAAGATCTTCTCGTACACCTTCGAGATGTATCCGTCGTCGAGTTCCGGTGGGGGGTTCTACCCGCCCG includes:
- a CDS encoding ATP-binding protein, which codes for MLRLSGGRLPDPDPRYAAYPQPPLGAGHSSVEYEPRPSAVREARAEVRRQLEGWGLAERDDLVDTAELLVSELVTNALLHSAGRFTLTLSAAHGLLRCEVADSGRRVPRVLDAGVSESGRGMFLVEALALRWGWHEDGPGKTVWFELGTCGGAGCGGRPPGDL
- a CDS encoding MEDS domain-containing protein — translated: MSSPFDHRMSIHSTDDEFLANALPFLTEAFNTPDEPPPAAIASPHHLAVLRDTLGMDAQHVTLIDHTDWYTGSAANAVAQGAGYLAAHAGPGGRIHLLMEPVWNGRAGRSPRETTEWIRYEALANLLFAPLATTALCAYDTRTAGPAIIDAARRAHPDTDVYEEPVRLVAELNAVPLAPPPPDAELLTDLAADAVRLGVQARGLAPADAELFATAVAEAAQAVGERAGTALLWGQDTHCVCELRSRRRVGDPLAGFVPPDTTDLESGQGLWYARQVCAYVDVRDDRDGSTVRLQYA
- a CDS encoding LuxR C-terminal-related transcriptional regulator; protein product: MGGSAPRRAGHLPVETTSFVDRRGEQAAGRELLSRARLVTLTGPGGVGKTRLAARIAARAERTFPDGVRFVHLAGLREPELVPLAVADALGLHDHSAGPPADALVAHVRDRKVLLVLDNCEHLLRACARLAAALLRGTTGVRILATSRHRLGLTEENLLDVRPLPVPDPDGDLSAADGYPALALFADRAAAVVPGFALTAGNRAAVARLCRRLDGLPLAIELAAVRMRVLGVEQLLERLDDRYRLLTSGSPAALPRHRTLRAAVDWSHELCTAREQLVWARLSVPAGGFDLETAEAVCADGDLVHGADVLDAIAGLVDKSVLSREPGPDGVRYRLLDTLRHYGLEMLRGMEGEELATRRRHRDWMLRRATACEQAWFGPGQREIVARLRADQDNLRAALDFSLRGAGGAAAASGPDGVFGVGAPGAASVMAAGPGAAARSASGSTASATSADPREGATPTPADTLAGLRLAGTLAGPGAAARPAPGSTASATSADPREGATPTPADTLAGLRLAGTLWFYWHACGAPREGRYWVERALEANPEPTSERARGLWVAGLLAGCPEDLTRGLRRAEEARELARGLGDAAEAAHAAYVIGVIRLFADDLCAALAHFEAGVARGPVPGQHLSLVGLDQVELACALGFLGHADRAVEVCEKTLRLCEEHGEEWVRSYALRMLALAHTVKQDWPRAERYAREALRLKLAVNDLIGLALTLDLTARIATERSAHERAAVLLGGADRAWAAVDQGRWGSEALNSLRRDTESRAGRVLGSTAFTAAYDRGAALTLPELVGHALQEPGLPDVTPPAPDRPQVRLTPREAQVAELVAEGLANQQIADRLVIARRTAEGHVERILNKLGFNTRTQIATWVTAQR
- a CDS encoding M14 family metallopeptidase, with the protein product MRLRIRGSGARGGTRYAALAAVLALALAAPLSANADSAPKSAPSAEDVRQYEIHQHTTPLTRTAIQQSGVTVDEADEETVVVSGRTDQIKRLRQLGYQVVPLGAAPDRIGEDEARLYDFPSADSRYHNYAEMNAEIDQRLAAYPNIMSKRVIGRSYQGRDIVAIKISDNVATDEAEPEVLFTHHQHAREHLTVEMALYLLRELGAGYGSDSRVTNMVNNREIWIVPDLNPDGGEYDIASGSYRSWRKNRQPNSGSSAVGTDLNRNWAYRWGCCGGSSGSTSSETYRGTAAESAPEVKVVADFVRSRVVGGVQQIKSNIDFHTYSELVLWPYGYTYSDTATGMTADDTAVFKAVGQKMAASNGYTAEQASDLYITDGSIDDYLWGTHKIFSYTFEMYPSSSSGGGFYPPDEVIERETSRNRDAVLQLLENSDCMYRSIGKQAQYC